The DNA region CCGGGCACCAGGCAGGTCGTCGACCGGTTCATCGCCGGTGAGACGGTCGACGAGGTCATCAGGATCGTCCAGGACTCCGCCGACAGGGGACTGGAGGTCACCCTCGACGTCGTGGGTGAGGACATCACCACCCCCGGGCAGGCCGCCGCCGCGCGTGACGCGTACCTGGAGCTGATCGGCCACCTCGCCGACCTCGGTCTCGGCACCGGCGCGGAGATGTCGGTCAAGCTGTCGATGTTCGGCCAGTCGCTCCAGGGCGGCCACGAGCTGGCGCTCGCCAACGTCCGCCCGGTCGTCGAGGCCGCCGCCGCGATCGGCACCACGGTCACCCTGGACGCCGAGGACCACACCACGCTCGACTCGATGTTCGCCGTCCACGAGGAGCTGCGGAAGGACTTCCCGCAGACCGGCTGCGTCATCCAGTCCTACCTGTTCCGCACCGAGGAGGACGCCCGGCGCCTCGCCGCCGCGGGCAGCCGGGTCCGCCTGGTCAAGGGCGCGTACAAGGAGCCGGCCTCCGTCGCCCACCAGGACAAGGCGGAGACCGACAAGGCGTACGTGCGTATCCTGAAGACGCTGATGCACGGCGAGGGATACCCGATGATCGGCTCCCACGACCCGCGGCTCATCGCGATCGGACAGGAGCTCGCCCGCCAGGCCGGGCGCAAACCGGACGAGTACGAGTTCCAGATGCTGTACGGCATCCGCAGCGACGAACAGCTCCGGCTCGCGGCCGAGGGCCACCGGATGCGCGTCTACACGGCGTACGGCACCGACTGGTACGGATACTTCATGCGCCGACTCGCGGAGAAGCCGGCAAACCTGCTGTTCTTCGCCCGCTCCGTCGTCACCAAGGGCTGAAGGCCGAAGGCCGACAGGCCAGGCCGACCACCCGTCCCAACCAAGGAGGCATGTCACTCATGGACGCTGTGACCCAGGTCCCCGCGCCGGTCAACGAGCCGGTACACACCTACGCCCCCGGCACCCCGGAGCGGGCCCGGCTGGAGGCGAGGCTCAAGGAGCTCGCCGAGAACCCGGTCGACCTGCCGATGACCATCGGCGGCGAGAAGCGGATGGGTGGCGGCGAGCGTTTCGACGTGGTGCAGCCGCACAACCACAAGGCCGTCCTCGGCACGTACGCCAACGCCACCGAGGCCGACGCCCAGGACGCGGTCGACGCGGCCCTGGCCGCCGCGCCGGCCTGGCGCGCGATGTCCTTCGACGACCGTGCCGCGATCATCCTGCGCGCCGCCGAACTGCTGGCCGGCCCGTGGCGCGAGACGCTGGCCGCCTCCACCATGCTCGGCCAGTCCAAGACCGCGCAGCAGGCCGAGATCGACTGTCCCTGCGAGCTCGTCGACTTCTGGCGCTTCAACGTGCACTACGCGCGCCAGATCCTCGCCGAGCAGCCCCCGGCCAACTCCCCGGGCGTGTGGAACCGCATGGACCACCGGCCGCTGGAGGGGTTCGTCTACGCGATCACGCCCTTCAACTTCTCGGCCATCGCCGGGAACCTGCCGACCGCGCCCGCCCTCATGGGCAACGTGGTGGTGTGGAAGCCCTCCCCGACGCAGACGCACGCCGCGGTGCTGCTGATGAGCCTCCTGGAGGAGGCCGGTCTGCCCAAGGGCGTCATCAACCTGGTCACCGGCGACGGCCTCGCCGTCTCCGAGGTCGCGCTGAACCACCGCGACCTGGCCGGCATCCACTTCACCGGGTCCACGCCCACCTTCCGGCACCTGTGGAAGACGGTCGGGAACAACATCGAGAAGTACCGCACCTACCCGCGCCTGGTCGGCGAGACCGGCGGCAAGGACTTCGTCGTCGCGCACCCGAGCGCCGACCGCGCCGTCCTGAAGACCGCGCTGACCCGTGGCTCCTTCGAGTACCAGGGCCAGAAGTGCTCGGCGTCCTCCCGCGCGTACATCCCGGCCTCCCTCTGGAACTCCGGGTTCAAGGAGGAGTTCGCGGCCGAGGTCGACTCGATCACCATGGGTGACGTCACCGACCTGTCGCACTTCATGGGCGCCGTCATCGACGCCCGGTCGTTCGCGAAGAACAAGGCCGCGATCGACCGTGCGAAGAGCGACCCGTCCTGCACGATCGTCGCGGGCGGCACGTACGACGACTCCGTCGGCTACTTCGTCCGCCCGACCGTCGTCGTGTGCGACGACCCGGCCAACGAGATCTTCACCACCGAGTACTTCGGGCCGGTCCTGGCCGTGCACGTCTACGAGGACGAGAAGTACGACGAGATGCTGGAGCAGATGGAGTCCGTCACGGACTACGCGCTGACCGGCTCGGTCATCGCCAAGGACCGTGCGGCGGCCGCGTACACGATGGACAGGCTCCGCTACGCGGCGGGCAACTTCTACATCAACGACAAGTCGACCGGCGCGGTGGTCGGCCAGCAGCCCTTCGGCGGCGGCCGCGGCTCCGGCACCAACGACAAGGCGGGCGCCCCGCAGAACCTGATGCGCTGGACGCTGACCCGCGCCATCAAGGAGACGCTGGTCCCGCCGACCGACTACACCTACCCCCACCAGGGCTGACGCCCTCCCGGGGCACCGCCCGCACGGTGCCCCGGACCCGCACTCCGCCTCCCGCCAGGCCCCCCTGCCTGCCGGGAGGCGGTTTCCATGGGGCCTCAGCCCTTCACGGTGAACGCGGCCCGCAGCAGCACCTCGTCACGGGAGGACGGGCCGACCAGCAGCTCGAAGTCGCCCGGCTCGACGACCCGGTCGCCCCGGGCGTCCACCAGGGTGCAGTCCGCGACCGGCAGCTCCACCAGGACCTCACGTGCCTGGCCCGGCGCGATCTCCACCTGCCGGTAGGCCTTGAGCTCCTTCTCCGCCCAGGTCACGGAGGTCACCAGGTCGCTCACATACACCTGGACGGTCTCCCGGACCGGCCGTGAGCCCGTGTTGGTGACGGTGACGCGCGCCCGCAGGACGTCGCCCGCCTGGACGTTCTCCGTCAGCACCGCCAGATCGGTGTACGTCACGGTCGTGTAGCTCAGCCCCTCGCCGAAGGCGAACGCCGGACGCTGGCTGAGGTCGGCGTACCGGCTGCCGTGCTGGCCCCGGATCTGGTTGTAGTACGTCGGCTGCTGGCCGGCGTGCCGGGCGAAGGAGACCGGCAGCCGGCCCGACGGCTCGGCCAGGCCGAGGAGCAGCTCGGCCACGGCACGGCCGCCCTGCATACCCGGGTTGAAGGCGTGCACGATCGCCGCCGCACCGAGCGCGGACGGCGGCAGGACCAGCGGCTTGGAGCTGATGACCACGACCACGAGCGGGGTGCCCGTCGCGGCCAGCGCGTCCAGCAGGGCGACCTGGCCGCCGACGAGCTCCAGGGTGGCGGTGGAGCGCCCCTCGCCCACCAGCTCGATGCGGTCGCCGACGACGGCGACCACGTGGTCGGCGCCCTCGGCGGCGGCGACCGCCTCGTCGATCAGGGCCCGGGACGGCTCGGCGGGGACCACGACATGGGGGCGGGGCTGCCCGTCGGGGAAGTACGCCCCCTCCGGATCGGGTCCCACGGACAGGATCTCGGCGCCCTGGGCGTAGGTGACGGTCCAGTCCTCGGGGACGTGCGCGCGCAGCCCGTCCAGCACGGTGCGGATCATGGCGCGGGGCTGGCCGTCCGGCAGCCAGTCGGCCTGACCGGAGGAACCGGCCCAGTCGCCGAGCTGGGTCTGCGGGTCGTCCGCGTTGGGCCCGACGACGGCGATCGTGCGGGGCCGCGCGCCCGGTTCGGCGAGGGCGCGGCCGTCCGCACCGGCCTCCAGGCCACCGGCCAGCGGCAGGGTGCCGTCGTTGCCGAGCAGGACGAGCGAGCGGCGGGCGGCCTCCAGGTTGAGCGCCGTGTGCTCCGCGCTGCCGATGACCGCGGCCTGCCGGGCGGGATCGGGGTGGCGCGGGTCCTCGAAGAGGCCCAGCTCGAACTTGAGGGTCAGGACGCGGCGTACCGCCGCGTCGATCTCCGCCTCGTCCAGGAGGCCCTGGGCGACGGCGTTCTGCGCGCCCTCGAAGAACTGCGGGGTGGTCATCACCATGTCGTTGCCGGCGCGGACCGCCGCGGCGGCGGCCTGGGTGTGGTCGGCGTAGATCTTCTGCTCCCACACCATGCGGCCGACGTTGTCCCAGTCCGTCACCAGGGTGCCGGTGTACCCCCACTCGCCGCGCAGCACCTCGTTCAGCAGCCAGTCGTTGACCGTGACCGGCACGCCGTCCATCGACTGGTAGCCGAGCATGAACGTACGGCAGCCCTCACGGGCGACCCGCTCGAACGGGGGCAGGAACCAGGAGCGCAGCTTGCGCCGCGAGATGTCGGCCTCGCTGGCGTCCCGGCCGCCCTGGGTCTCGGAGTACCCCGCGAAGTGCTTGGCGCAGGCCAGGACCGCCGTCGGGTCCGACAGACCGTCGCCCTGGTAGCCGCGCACCATCGCCGAGGCCAGCTCGCCGATGAGGAACGGGTCCTCGCCGAAGGTCTCGCTGACCCGGCCCCAGCGCAGGTCGCGGGTGATGCACAGGACCGGCGAGAACGTCCAGTGCACACCGGTGGACGCGACCTCGACGGCCGTCGCCCGGGCGACGCGCTCCACCAGCTCCGGATCCCAGGTCGCCGCCATGCCCAGCTGCGTGGGGTAGATCGTGGCGCCCTCCCAGAAGGAGTGCCCGTGGATGCAGTCCTCCGCGACGAGCAGCGGGATGCGCAGCCGGGTCCGCCCCGTGGCGGCCGCCGCCTCCCGGACGTGGGCGGGCGAGGCGTGCAGGATCGACCCCGCGTGCAGGTCCTCGACGAGGTGGCGCACTCCGTCCTTCGCGTTCAGCTGGAGCATCTGGCCGGTCTTCTCGGCGGGCGTCATACGGCCCAGAAGGTCCTCGACGCGTTCGGCGACGGGCCGGGCGGGGTCCAGGTAGGGCAGGGGGGTGGAGGGGGACACGGTCGGTCCTTTCGCGGCGCGGTTCGGCTTTCACCATAGAGTCAATACCGACCGCTTGGTAAGTATCTCCGGATGTGCGAATGTGACCGGTGACAGCAGCCGGTACGACCGGACCGGGAGGTGCCCGTGACCGACGGGGCGAAGCGCGGCTACGCCAAGGGCCGCGCCAAGCGGGGTGAGATCCTCGACCAGGCCATGGCCCTGTTCGGCGAGGCCGGTTACCGAGGGGCCTCGCTCCGGGTGATCGCGACCCGCTGCGGCATCTCGCACCCCGGGCTGCTGCACCACTTCCCGACCAAGGAGTCCCTGCTGCTCGCGGTGCTCGAACACCGCGACGAGGTGGACGGCGCGTGGCTCGACCTCGGCTCCACCACGGGCGTCCGGCGGCTGCGCAGGTTCGCCGAACTGGCCGCGCTCAACGCGGCCCGCCGCGGCATCGTCGAACTGTTCACCGTGGTCTCGGCCGAGGCGACCGCGGCGGACCACCCCGCCCACGCCTACTTCGTACGGCGCTACGCCCATTCGGTCTCCGGCGCCGAACTCGCCTACACCCAGGCCCTCGCGGAGGGCGCGCTCCGGGAGGGCGTCGATCCCGCCCTCGCGGGGGCGCAGTTGATCGCCCTGATGGACGGGCTCCAGGTGCAGTGGCTGCTCGGTGACGGCGCGAGCGACATGGCGGGCGTCCTGCGCGCCCACCTCCAGGCACAGCTCACCGTGCCGCTCTGAACTGACGGGTCGTTTTCGCAGGCCGGAGCACGTTGTCAGTGGTCGCGACTAGGTTTCTCCATGTCCCGCCGGTCTGGCGTGGAACCCCCTTCCGGTGCATTGGAGATGGCGCGTTGTCAGATTGGGAGAGGTCGAGCGCGGCCCGGGTGGTGCCGCCCGCGCGACCGCGCAAACTGGCCAAGGTCCCGTTCGTCGAACTGGCCGACGGACGCCTGCAGGGAGTGGTGTCCAGCGGTTCCGACATCGAGCGGGTCTACGTCTCGTCGGTCGCGGCCGGTACCTACGCCTACGCGTGCAGCACCAACAACAACCGGCCCTGCGGCGGCGCCCGGGGCTCGTTCTGCAACCACATACGTGCCCTGGTCACCGAGGCGGTGCTCCAGTACGGCGCCGAGCGCGTGGCCCGCTCGCTGAAGGCCGAGACCGCGGACGGCGAGCCGACCGCGCAGACCCTCGTCGCGGCCATGACGGCCACCCGGCCCCCACTGGACGCGTCCAAGGCGGCCGCGTCCGTCTTCAGCCGGTTCCTGCGCCACCTCGCCTACCTCGAAATGGCCCCGGTCACGGCACCGTTGCCCGAGATGCAGTGGTTCCCGCCGAGCCGGGCGGTGGCGTGATGCGCGCCGACCTGTTCGCCGGGGAGATCACCGGACTCGACGAGGCGCTGAGCGCCGTGGACGGCTTCGACGGCGCCCTCACCGAGGGGCTGCTGCGCCCCCGCCCCGACGGCGCCGCGGCTCTGACCGCACTCGCCGACGCCGTCGCGGGCAGCCCGCCGGCCGCACGGGTCGCCGAGGCGGCCGGGAAGGCGGCGGCCGGAGCGGCGGACGAGGAGCACTTCGTCGCCCTCGCCGCGGCCCGTACCGCCCTGCTCGGCTCCGTCCACGACGCCCTGACGGCCCGCGTGGCCGAGGCGACCGGGCGGCCGCGCGGCGAGGAGAGCGCCCCGGCGCCCGGCGAACGGCCGCAGCCCGTCAACCTCCTGCTCGCCGCCCGCGCCTGGCTGTGCGACCTGGCGCGCGCCGGCTGGCGGGGCATCGACCACGAGGTGGTCTCCGGCTCGGCCCAGGTGGTCTCCGCGATGCTCGCGGAACCGGCGCTGCGCCGTCCGGCCGTGCTGCTGGACGGCTTCGCCGCCGAGCTCGCCGCGTCCTGCCCGGGCGCCGCCCTGGACCGTGTGCCGGCACGCCGCTGGGCCGACCTCTGGGCCCGCGCCGTGCTGCTGACCCTGCCGGGCGCGGCCGACGCGCCCGCGGCCGGCACGGCCACCGGCCGACTGCTGCCCCTGGGCGTCGACCTGCACGAACACCCGACGGCCGTACAGGCCCAGGTCCACGGGGTGTTCGAGCCCGCGGACGGCTCGCCGTCGCGGCTGGTGCGGGCGAGCGTGTCGGCGCCCAAGCCCGACAGCGTCGTCGGAGCGGGCCTCTGGCAGCTGCTCCGGCCCCATATGTCGCTGCTGTCGGCGCTCGGCGAAGGGCGCGCGGCGGAGCTGTCCGGGATGCCGGTCACCGCCGGAGGCGACCTGCTCTGGGACGACGCGCACGCCCGCCCGGGGGAGAGCGCCGACCCGTTCACCACGGCCCGTGTCGCCCTGCCCACCGCCACGGACCCCGTGACGGACCCGCTGGACCGGCACCCGGCGCGGATCGCCGTACCGGTCTTCCTGGAGGGCTACGGCACCGGCAGCGGCGAGGACGGACGGCCGGTCCTCACCGTCGCCGGTCACCCCCTGCCCGTCGACACCGGCCGGATCCCGGTCGCCGGGCCCCTCACCCCTGAGGCGGTCGCCGCGTCCGGAGCGTGCGTCGGGCTGCTGCGCTGGGACGCCGGGACCTTCTTCGTCCAGCCCCTGGCCGTCGAGCGGACGGTGCGGAAGAAGACCGTCGCCCTGCACGCCGGGGCCTGGGCCGCCGGCACCACCGACAAGGCGGGGGCCAAGGCGGAGAAGGCCGCCACCGACGCCGTGGCGGTGCTGCGGGAGCGCGCGGGAAGGCTGCTGCGGAAATGACCGAGCCCCTGACCGGACCGGTCCCCGGCGGCACCACGCCGAGCGCTGTTCCCGACCCCGACGTCAACCGCCGCCAGGTCCTCTACTGGCGGCTCCTGGCCCGCCTCTTCGACCCCGAGGAGCAGGCCGCCCTCGAATCCGCGAGTCTGGCCGTCGTCGAGGACATCGGACTGCCGGGCGCGCTGCTGGACCCGCAGACATCCGTCGACTCCGTCGTGCAGCGCCACCCGGACCTGGCCGCCGAGTTCGACGGCCTGATGGTGCCCGGCACGGAACCCGGCGCCGAGGACGTACGCGACCGGGCCGCCGAAGTACGGCGCGCGGCACTGGCGTCGAAGGTGCTGCTCAACGTCTTCGCGCCCGCCACCGGCACGGTCACCGCCGGACAGCTGGCCCGCTGGCAGTCCGACGCGGGGTGGCTGGAGCGCGCCCTCGGCTGTGCGCCCGGCGAACTGCGGGGCGGCCGGGGCGCCGGGGGAGCGGGTCGGGGCGCC from Streptomyces sp. NBC_01754 includes:
- a CDS encoding TetR/AcrR family transcriptional regulator yields the protein MTDGAKRGYAKGRAKRGEILDQAMALFGEAGYRGASLRVIATRCGISHPGLLHHFPTKESLLLAVLEHRDEVDGAWLDLGSTTGVRRLRRFAELAALNAARRGIVELFTVVSAEATAADHPAHAYFVRRYAHSVSGAELAYTQALAEGALREGVDPALAGAQLIALMDGLQVQWLLGDGASDMAGVLRAHLQAQLTVPL
- a CDS encoding glycoside hydrolase family 3 N-terminal domain-containing protein; this encodes MSPSTPLPYLDPARPVAERVEDLLGRMTPAEKTGQMLQLNAKDGVRHLVEDLHAGSILHASPAHVREAAAATGRTRLRIPLLVAEDCIHGHSFWEGATIYPTQLGMAATWDPELVERVARATAVEVASTGVHWTFSPVLCITRDLRWGRVSETFGEDPFLIGELASAMVRGYQGDGLSDPTAVLACAKHFAGYSETQGGRDASEADISRRKLRSWFLPPFERVAREGCRTFMLGYQSMDGVPVTVNDWLLNEVLRGEWGYTGTLVTDWDNVGRMVWEQKIYADHTQAAAAAVRAGNDMVMTTPQFFEGAQNAVAQGLLDEAEIDAAVRRVLTLKFELGLFEDPRHPDPARQAAVIGSAEHTALNLEAARRSLVLLGNDGTLPLAGGLEAGADGRALAEPGARPRTIAVVGPNADDPQTQLGDWAGSSGQADWLPDGQPRAMIRTVLDGLRAHVPEDWTVTYAQGAEILSVGPDPEGAYFPDGQPRPHVVVPAEPSRALIDEAVAAAEGADHVVAVVGDRIELVGEGRSTATLELVGGQVALLDALAATGTPLVVVVISSKPLVLPPSALGAAAIVHAFNPGMQGGRAVAELLLGLAEPSGRLPVSFARHAGQQPTYYNQIRGQHGSRYADLSQRPAFAFGEGLSYTTVTYTDLAVLTENVQAGDVLRARVTVTNTGSRPVRETVQVYVSDLVTSVTWAEKELKAYRQVEIAPGQAREVLVELPVADCTLVDARGDRVVEPGDFELLVGPSSRDEVLLRAAFTVKG
- a CDS encoding proline dehydrogenase family protein — translated: MLGPVILAASRSDKMRRFVSAAPGTRQVVDRFIAGETVDEVIRIVQDSADRGLEVTLDVVGEDITTPGQAAAARDAYLELIGHLADLGLGTGAEMSVKLSMFGQSLQGGHELALANVRPVVEAAAAIGTTVTLDAEDHTTLDSMFAVHEELRKDFPQTGCVIQSYLFRTEEDARRLAAAGSRVRLVKGAYKEPASVAHQDKAETDKAYVRILKTLMHGEGYPMIGSHDPRLIAIGQELARQAGRKPDEYEFQMLYGIRSDEQLRLAAEGHRMRVYTAYGTDWYGYFMRRLAEKPANLLFFARSVVTKG
- the pruA gene encoding L-glutamate gamma-semialdehyde dehydrogenase, with translation MDAVTQVPAPVNEPVHTYAPGTPERARLEARLKELAENPVDLPMTIGGEKRMGGGERFDVVQPHNHKAVLGTYANATEADAQDAVDAALAAAPAWRAMSFDDRAAIILRAAELLAGPWRETLAASTMLGQSKTAQQAEIDCPCELVDFWRFNVHYARQILAEQPPANSPGVWNRMDHRPLEGFVYAITPFNFSAIAGNLPTAPALMGNVVVWKPSPTQTHAAVLLMSLLEEAGLPKGVINLVTGDGLAVSEVALNHRDLAGIHFTGSTPTFRHLWKTVGNNIEKYRTYPRLVGETGGKDFVVAHPSADRAVLKTALTRGSFEYQGQKCSASSRAYIPASLWNSGFKEEFAAEVDSITMGDVTDLSHFMGAVIDARSFAKNKAAIDRAKSDPSCTIVAGGTYDDSVGYFVRPTVVVCDDPANEIFTTEYFGPVLAVHVYEDEKYDEMLEQMESVTDYALTGSVIAKDRAAAAYTMDRLRYAAGNFYINDKSTGAVVGQQPFGGGRGSGTNDKAGAPQNLMRWTLTRAIKETLVPPTDYTYPHQG